The following proteins come from a genomic window of Corynebacterium sp. P4-C1:
- a CDS encoding phosphotransferase produces the protein MLDTQEIIATAEAVLNHRYGGQQQLTEPEELSGTGATTVLRLRVANNPVFPHRSVVVKYSPQANDAIDDAAFMREVVAYQFTTSLSEDVRPGPVLLGYDIERRTLILSDVGNSETFADLLEQSDDEARVRLLRNLGTSLGKMHAGTAGAETSFNILLARMVRSIDGAREIQIQREAMLENRIQEGVDIIREAGIEMPADVAAVADTVQVRMLHGGSRAFTPFDLSPDNIVFAERAQFLDYEWAGFRDVVADIAGVIAGFPQYISARPISEEETAVFLEAWVAEVGGVWPSVLNPETLQARITAALVGWSFFSASLLEYTRSVAGGAIEGGNSAGAGMTIDPDEAEARAIRRDVAGTFDALARYADTGTEPTYAVVANFARRVVEWLV, from the coding sequence ATGCTGGACACCCAAGAAATCATCGCGACTGCCGAGGCGGTCTTGAACCACCGCTACGGTGGTCAGCAGCAGCTCACCGAACCAGAGGAGCTCAGCGGGACTGGCGCCACGACGGTGCTGCGCCTGCGCGTGGCCAACAATCCGGTCTTCCCGCACCGGTCGGTCGTGGTGAAGTACTCGCCGCAGGCGAACGATGCGATTGACGATGCCGCTTTCATGAGGGAAGTGGTGGCGTACCAGTTCACGACGTCGCTAAGCGAAGATGTGCGCCCCGGTCCTGTGCTGCTCGGCTACGACATTGAGCGCCGCACGCTGATTTTGTCGGATGTGGGCAACAGCGAGACCTTCGCTGACCTGCTCGAGCAATCCGACGATGAAGCGCGGGTGCGGCTCCTCCGGAATCTGGGTACGTCGCTGGGCAAGATGCACGCTGGTACCGCGGGTGCGGAGACGAGCTTCAATATCCTGCTCGCCCGCATGGTGCGCTCGATCGACGGGGCGCGCGAGATTCAGATTCAACGCGAAGCGATGCTGGAGAACCGCATCCAAGAAGGCGTGGACATCATCCGTGAGGCAGGCATCGAGATGCCGGCCGATGTCGCGGCTGTCGCCGACACGGTGCAGGTGCGCATGCTGCACGGCGGGTCCCGCGCGTTCACGCCTTTCGATCTTTCGCCGGATAACATCGTCTTCGCCGAGCGGGCGCAATTCCTCGACTACGAGTGGGCAGGTTTCCGCGATGTGGTCGCAGATATCGCCGGCGTGATCGCGGGTTTTCCGCAGTACATCTCCGCGCGCCCGATCAGCGAGGAAGAGACAGCAGTCTTCCTCGAGGCGTGGGTGGCCGAGGTCGGCGGTGTGTGGCCGTCGGTCCTCAACCCTGAAACGCTGCAGGCCAGGATTACCGCGGCGCTCGTCGGCTGGTCGTTCTTCAGCGCGTCGTTGCTTGAGTACACGCGCAGCGTCGCTGGTGGCGCGATTGAGGGCGGAAACTCCGCCGGCGCCGGGATGACGATTGACCCAGACGAGGCGGAGGCGCGCGCCATCCGCCGCGATGTCGCGGGCACGTTCGACGCGTTGGCGCGCTACGCAGACACTGGTACGGAACCCACATATGCGGTGGTGGCGAACTTTGCCCGCCGTGTGGTGGAGTGGCTGGTATGA
- a CDS encoding replication-associated recombination protein A, whose amino-acid sequence MTQGGLFTDPAGAGSTGSPGQSGSGGGAAASRGTAFFDAGSAAPLAARMRPRTLDELVGQEHLLGPGRPLRRLVEGSGEASVILYGPPGTGKTTIASLIAGAMGQNFVGLSALSSGVKQVREVLEAAKQDLVRGQRTVLFIDEVHRFSKTQQDALLAAVENRTVLLVAATTENPSFSVVAPLLSRSLLLKLESLGNDEIGVVLDRAVADERGLGGEITLSGDAREQLILLAGGDARRALTYLEAAAEGAAASEGEGNSGKKEVTLDVVRNAVDRAVVRYDRDGDQHYDIISAFIKSIRGSDVDAALHYLARMIEAGEDPRFIARRLVIHASEDIGMADPTALQTATAAAEAVQFIGMPEGRLPLAQATIHLATAPKSPSVIQAIDGALADVRAGRSGVVPPHLRDGHYEGAKKIGHAVGYIYPHDDPRGVVEQRYIPEGLDEARYYQPTDHGAEKRIQSYSERLREMVRGSGAERR is encoded by the coding sequence ATGACGCAAGGCGGACTGTTCACGGATCCGGCAGGTGCGGGCAGCACAGGCAGTCCGGGCCAGTCCGGTTCTGGCGGGGGAGCCGCCGCATCTCGTGGAACAGCCTTCTTTGATGCGGGGTCCGCAGCGCCGCTCGCCGCGCGGATGCGCCCGCGCACCCTGGACGAACTGGTGGGGCAGGAGCACCTGCTCGGGCCGGGGCGGCCGCTGCGCCGGCTGGTCGAGGGATCCGGGGAAGCGTCGGTGATTCTCTATGGCCCGCCGGGCACCGGCAAGACGACGATCGCCTCGCTCATCGCAGGTGCCATGGGGCAGAATTTCGTCGGTTTGTCCGCGCTGTCCTCGGGAGTCAAGCAGGTGCGCGAGGTGCTCGAGGCAGCGAAGCAGGACCTTGTCCGCGGCCAGCGCACCGTTTTGTTCATCGACGAGGTGCACCGCTTTTCCAAGACTCAGCAGGACGCGCTGCTCGCCGCGGTGGAAAACCGCACGGTGCTGCTTGTCGCGGCGACGACGGAGAACCCGTCGTTCAGCGTGGTCGCACCGTTGCTGTCCCGTTCCCTCCTGCTCAAACTCGAGTCCCTCGGCAACGACGAAATTGGGGTGGTGCTCGACCGGGCGGTCGCCGATGAACGTGGACTGGGCGGCGAAATAACGCTCAGCGGCGACGCACGCGAGCAGCTCATCCTGCTCGCCGGAGGCGATGCCCGCCGCGCGTTGACCTACCTCGAGGCGGCGGCCGAGGGGGCTGCAGCCAGCGAGGGGGAGGGCAATTCCGGGAAAAAGGAAGTGACTCTTGATGTCGTCCGGAACGCCGTAGACCGTGCGGTGGTGCGCTACGACCGCGACGGCGACCAGCACTACGACATCATCTCCGCCTTCATCAAATCCATCCGCGGCTCCGACGTCGATGCGGCGCTGCACTACCTCGCCCGCATGATCGAAGCAGGGGAGGACCCGCGTTTTATCGCCCGCCGCCTGGTCATTCACGCGTCAGAGGACATCGGAATGGCGGATCCGACCGCACTGCAGACCGCGACAGCGGCGGCGGAAGCGGTCCAGTTCATCGGCATGCCGGAAGGGCGCCTGCCGCTCGCGCAAGCCACCATCCACCTCGCCACCGCGCCGAAATCGCCGTCGGTCATCCAGGCTATCGACGGGGCGCTCGCCGATGTCCGCGCCGGCCGGTCCGGTGTCGTCCCTCCACATTTGCGCGACGGCCACTACGAAGGCGCGAAGAAGATCGGGCATGCCGTCGGCTACATCTACCCGCACGACGATCCCCGCGGCGTGGTGGAGCAGCGCTACATCCCGGAAGGGCTCGACGAGGCCCGCTACTACCAGCCGACCGACCACGGGGCGGAAAAGCGCATCCAGTCGTATTCGGAACGGCTGCGGGAAATGGTGCGGGGCAGCGGGGCGGAACGTCGATAA